A region of Coccinella septempunctata chromosome 5, icCocSept1.1, whole genome shotgun sequence DNA encodes the following proteins:
- the LOC123312824 gene encoding mucin-5AC isoform X2, with translation MAWSRSDMVCLNLLVFFLIPVIYAAPLSELGSDNLGYYPVSDQTGCYYNFQHYDEGDRIFTNEPCLNCTCHNKMLMCYLRVCPFVKAYGDNCRVEKRADLCCPIITCPEVPLIPSNETQSTDDTALGRPENYGCTINGLFYADGVRIPGDPDKPCELCYCIKNKTACVMQECTLKIHGCTPVYHKDICCPIRYNCDRPGLEGPTDSEGGLVFTTTTTTTTTTTTTTTAAPTTTEAPSSCIYNEQVYQDGERLEKNENDKPCETCYCMKGHIVCAVQECAPTPLEKINCTALPPVEGECCPSMYECDNISGDLSTTAPSSETDSGKEIYGIPMVPVGSEVVSEVDTSSESDSNVESSTNPHKEPEPEGTTARLAQADLSTEGQEHSSETPEIPEDGVTTSKHDEENVPTISSESQVTTNEPQEGKGSQVQYETTTSVIKPTEKQDEAITTATLQHSTEGENTSSDDTADGDEEESHETPTTRKNTEAVSSEATTISQVSEEHSTSPSTEKQDEVYDNNAKQTTTTEGYSTYKSTSEPISYSTGENSEDSSSEVTTLRQNLQETTEVSSAEATTHSSNAQSASEEVSPEATTEAKFPNTDDDTAPTTLSQVGEEDMDKITEAPQIQAHISDLEKESDKSTSVPEAESSSSHPEDSSTERHTEDSTKYEDKIETDSTTSPKITTDTSEQSGKVTESSQNEQSPEINSTESPIERKTTLGEEATTQSIKSGENTETAFTKDTSEDNKEHETITENISEVFSSTDSQSNEKTTIPEEEHPKETTEASSESEILNNGDESMGSTTVISMEAPTPKTPVQVADRIPEIPSAETTIGVEDKVVTESVQTIENEQSPSSESSLPTIREETTEKDASVNESFSTESLKDQSGKSTTEIAPKNPEKQDVDRFQGTEKPQESSTNSPTEEESTTPKETQEITEGKLSTSTENLSEVTSDNSKENVPNVVTEKSIEGESNHSEPQETFEIYEASTTPEIETTEYHIPEKSSSEIPTSPEASGGQTTMQPSILVESSTGSQSTSNEEPISTTGSEADADVATEKSTAASTESTETQKPRTSSTTLGYELDKNSAQITTESIAQSETTEERLVPGEGSCLVDGITYENNAHIEPINQCQVSCKCINSIVKCESITCDPPAADLQNCMAVYPGPDSCCPIYNCATPGDQSMESGSQKKEHEIQGSPVVTETSASETTETSFITTSSSSVDDEKESSTDLIQGSHNDITTIKSKVSELTEEPVQESTTLPSKESESSSTGEQASVESSEKETDESLTESSTGDDNLNQTSGDDKESDIKEGESSTSSSRGTSDEVTIYIGGSPSTDASDYDGSSTSKQEIFTESVTEPEVASEDKISRTTTIETSEGATSTETPQQELSGTQKNEEENTSSSTQQSIPVEDDKVSIKPNQPSDGEALTDKTTRPEETSERVVEDDNKEDTTVSGEEKPFTSRPSIEQQSTEITASEKLNEAEITTQRSGYTTLNEISSQGETSTEKQLTEGQTPFTSPTIVDDHKVSEKVPNGDMNEPYTSKPSVEQNEVSPSNTADLDDAAIYDGDDFEEEEHVETSSTKQQPVEEVVSVSSPATPASEEPSFIVTEKQNPEEEIKGIDEVSGEETTEPEHVTIPDDTKPEMPENDNLVTEAPSEPSSPDEKLETTTQHIQRTTVSSEKDSTSEKEAHGGTLKPVSELESSSHVNDLDSGVENTSSDLPKEISTETLHSTEKQVIENQDTSTESAESTTDIKDKNSIEVSTVPAHTEKDTVSSISEDLKTTTVAPKEIVTEHSEEISTSAPSEELSVDQENKDTTEKSVETTESMVGKVTVGTVDESVSSSSSEGISGEVTTATTKETSTENESLGQVTKETPETSSESNESFPTSRKPESEENNVSIEINEDRPTTQKFLEITETSSTEPEHHVTEVSEQKPVVSDKVSGDADSQNPTESSEPIDALDKQITESPQGAVSSSTEIQQQEKIDSTSTEQGSTQKPESSSETVEEVTSKASEVTPEQSSTEKSESSSGSVEEVTSKATEVTPDQGSTEKSEATSESIEEVTSKASEVTPEQGSTEKSESTSESIEEVTSKASDVTPDQGSTEKSESSSESVEEVTSKASEVTPDQGSTEKSESSSESVEEVTSKASEVTPDQGSTEKSESSSESVEEVTSKASEVTPDQGSTEKSESSESVEEVTSKASEVTPEQGSTEKSESSSGSIEEVTSKPTEAIPEQGSAEKSESSSESVEEVTSKPSEVTPEQGSTEKSEATSESIEEVTSKASEVTPDQGSTEKSESSSESVEEVTSKPSEVTPEQGSTEKSEATSESIEEVTSKASEVTPDQGSTEKSESSSESVEEVTSKLSEVTTHQSVGEYHPTESLPDDSSEKDTTLEQTTDQHIPESTNFDKKPDQTTTPRSSESTESIVSSQEDEKEISTTENNNLPTEAEQNEIDKQDSKVTTTEKVSEATEAIDEPSQHSTESERKKEDLSTTPKQSETTESGVLVDKETTSTASEQDIHQTTGTPEEDVSTQESSEEKTTVGKSASSTTHKYSTEVVEQESTESSVDKNSEHGSDDLVKYSTELPKLETTVTSIVEQETKKTTEKSVDSTEPSEGEQEGNEPSTESAKHESTESSSVESLENEGTELTEEKNKVTTQKSLESTAITQSTEKPGHESQEALSESTSDLTTLSPVPVKDGGSESVTSSSEDLSTIASHSSEEPTTKAGTTEKSVISEQSTERVESVETETEKIEPQETTVSPLSELTSSPIEENKPTTAVPTEHAENGDSSPTTIPNEIVTSPKSVYKEPETTTEEKIEESSSVTDQEALPSPTETGSHISSESSTQIPKEETTLKSEEFTDGFIKSSTEVVTETNRDVTTSTTEKIELTTEDNVSEDIKTEKAEILSSEKEKDVFSPIDESFSVTESKGTEAVSPTTEATVDKESDHAVQISTSDENDKLTTIKVSEPEATTTRANSESVVTEQNIVSTSSEGTTSEKPSVIDGKETVPAEETEKETTTEFVRKPIETEVTTSRDIPERETYRPSTLSHFIPTVTTTTTAEPEKLPSLPDYSEPDYEENGDEFGPGTCRYGGKVYVSAQQIPRDDPCDFCFCFRSDIICLQQSCPPPIRNCHQEPIRGFCCPRYECPVSMALSMNVTTTTTTTTTTLPPHFLSHAYKGKAVKAGCLIKGQAYQVGDLVPSASGPCLQCKCGGHGQMECNPVVCSPSPMLEQMLTVAATSKRRR, from the exons ATGGCGTGGTCTCGTTCAGATATGGTGTGTCTGAATCTACTTGTGTTTTTTCTGATTCCAGTGATATATGCAG CTCCCTTATCAGAGCTTGGATCGGATAATCTTGGATATTACCCAG TATCTGATCAAACAGGATGTTACTACAACTTTCAACACTATGACGAAGGGGACAGGATATTCACAAACGAACCATGTTTGAACTGTACCTGCCACAATAAAATGCTCATGTGCTATCTGAGAGTTTGCCCATTCGTTAAAGCTTATGGAGACAACTGTCGAGTGGAAAAACGTGCTGATTTGTGCTGTCCAATCATCACTTGCCCAGAAG TGCCTTTGATCCCGTCCAACGAAACACAAAGCACAGACGACACTGCTTTGGGTCGACCAGAAAATTACGGATGTACCATCAATGGTCTATTTTACGCTGATGGTGTCAGGATACCCGGGGATCCAGACAAGCCTTGCGAACTGTGTTACTGCATCAAGAATAAGACTGCATGTGTAATGCAAGAATGCACGCTGAAAATTCATGGCTGCACTCCTGTTTACCACAAAGACATCTGCTGCCCGATTCGTTACAACTGCG ATCGCCCTGGCCTTGAAGGACCCACGGATTCAGAAGGAGGATTGGTATTCACTACAACCACAaccacaacaacaacaacaacgacAACCACTACAGCGGCTCCCACAACAACAGAAGCGCCCTCGAGTTGTATTTACAACGAACAAGTATATCAAGACGGCGAACGATTAGAAAAGAACGAGAATGATAAACCATGTGAAACTTGTTATTGTATGAAAGGTCATATAGTTTGCGCCGTTCAAGAATGCGCCCCAACACCATTAGAGAAAATCAACTGCACTGCACTACCACCGGTTGAGGGAGAATGCTGTCCTTCGATGTACGAATGCGACAACATTTCAGGTGATCTATCCACGACTGCACCTTCTAGCGAAACAGATTCCGGGAAAGAAATTTATGGCATCCCAATGGTTCCTGTCGGCTCAGAAGTTGTTTCCGAAGTTGACACCAGCAGCGAATCAGATTCCAATGTAGAGTCTTCCACTAACCCTCACAAAGAACCGGAGCCGGAAGGAACAACTGCCCGCTTAGCTCAAGCAGATCTGTCCACCGAAGGTCAAGAACATTCATCTGAAACCCCCGAAATTCCCGAAGATGGCGTCACAACTTCTAAGCACGATGAAGAGAACGTTCCCACTATTTCTTCAGAATCTCAAGTCACGACAAATGAACCACAAGAAGGTAAAGGATCCCAAGTCCAGTATGAAACAACAACTTCGGTAATAAAACCAACCGAAAAGCAAGATGAAGCAATAACAACAGCTACATTGCAACACTCTACAGAAGGAGAGAATACTTCGTCAGACGATACTGCCGATGGTGACGAAGAAGAATCACATGAAACACCAACTACTAGAAAGAACACTGAAGCTGTAAGCTCAGAAGCAACAACGATCAGTCAAGTCAGTGAAGAGCATTCGACATCTCCTAGCACCGAAAAACAGGATGAAGTATACGATAATAACGCTAAGCAAACAACTACAACAGAAGGATATTCAACATATAAATCAACATCTGAACCAATCTCCTATTCCACAGGAGAGAACTCTGAAGATTCATCTAGTGAAGTAACAACCCTACGACAAAACCTCCAAGAAACCACCGAAGTAAGCTCTGCTGAAGCTACTACGCACTCATCAAACGCTCAAAGTGCCTCAGAAGAAGTTTCCCCTGAGGCTACAACGGAAGCTAAATTCCCTAACACTGACGATGACACAGCCCCCACTACACTGTCTCAAGTCGGAGAAGAAGATATGGATAAAATTACTGAAGCGCCTCAAATTCAAGCTCATATTTCAGATTTAGAGAAAGAATCCGATAAGTCAACATCTGTACCCGAAGCAGAATCAAGCTCATCTCACCCTGAAGATAGCAGTACAGAAAGACATACCGAGGATTCTACCAAATATGAAGATAAAATTGAAACTGACTCTACTACATCACCTAAAATCACTACAGATACATCTGAACAATCAGGAAAAGTGACTGAATCATCGCAGAATGAACAGTCACCTGAAATTAATAGTACTGAATCCCCAATCGAAAGGAAAACAACATTAGGCGAAGAAGCGACAACACAAAGCATTAAATCAGGGGAAAATACAGAAACCGCATTCACAAAAGATACATCAGAGGACAATAAGGAACACGAAACAATTACTGAGAACATAAGTGAAGTATTCAGTTCCACAGATTCACAATCGAATGAAAAGACAACAATTCCTGAGGAAGAACATCCTAAAGAAACAACTGAGGCATCAAGTGAGTCTGAAATATTGAACAATGGCGATGAATCTATGGGTTCGACTACTGTTATCAGTATGGAAGCTCCAACTCCAAAGACGCCGGTCCAGGTCGCTGATCGTATACCAGAAATTCCATCGGCAGAAACTACTATTGGAGTAGAAGATAAGGTTGTTACTGAATCTGTACAAACAATCGAAAATGAACAATCACCATCGAGCGAAAGTTCACTCCCAACAATCAGAGAAGAAACAACGGAAAAAGATGCATCGGTAAACGAATCCTTTTCAACGGAATCACTGAAAGATCAATCCGGTAAGTCAACAACAGAAATAGCaccgaaaaatcctgaaaaacagGATGTAGATAGATTCCAAGGAACAGAGAAGCCACAAGAATCTTCTACTAACAGTCCAACCGAAGAAGAGAGTACAACCCCGAAAGAAACACAGGAAATAACTGAAGGAAAACTATCAACCTCGACCGAAAACTTATCTGAAGTAACCAGTGACAATTCTAAAGAAAATGTCCCAAATGTTGTAACTGAGAAATCAATCGAAGGCGAATCGAATCATTCTGAACCTCAGGAAACTTTCGAAATCTATGAAGCGAGTACAACGCCTGAAATTGAAACTACAGAGTACCATATACCAGAAAAATCTTCCTCAGAAATTCCCACCTCACCTGAAGCTTCAGGTGGCCAGACAACGATGCAACCATCAATATTAGTAGAGAGCTCAACTGGTAGCCAATCTACCTCAAATGAGGAACCCATTTCGACTACTGGATCTGAGGCAGATGCAGATGTTGCAACTGAAAAATCAACAGCAGCTTCAACAGAATCTACGGAAACTCAAAAACCACGTACTTCTTCCACAACTTTGGGCTATGAATTAGATAAAAATTCTGCTCAGATAACTACTGAAAGTATTGCTCAATctgaaacaactgaagaacgtCTGGTTCCAGGAGAAGGCAGTTGTTTAGTCGATGGAATAACCTACGAGAACAATGCTCACATTGAACCAATTAACCAGTGCCAAGTATCCTGTAAGTGCATTAACTCTATCGTTAAATGTGAATCCATCACCTGCGATCCTCCTGCTGCCGATTTACAAAATTGTATGGCTGTCTATCCAGGACCTGATAGCTGTTGTCCTATATACAATTGTG CAACCCCTGGAGATCAGTCTATGGAATCCGGCAGTCAGAAGAAAGAACATGAAATTCAAGGATCTCCTGTGGTCACCGAAACATCGGCTTCCGAAACAACAGAAACAAGTTTCATAACTACAAGCTCTTCAAGTGTGGATGACGAGAAAGAAAGCTCAACTGACTTGATCCAAGGATCTCACAACGACATCACAACTATCAAATCCAAGGTGTCAGAGTTAACAGAAGAACCTGTCCAAGAATCAACCACTCTACCTTCTAAGGAATCTGAAAGTTCATCAACCGGCGAACAGGCATCAGTCGAGAGTAGTGAAAAAGAAACTGATGAAAGTCTGACGGAATCAAGTACAGGAGATGATAATTTGAATCAAACCAGTGGTGATGATAAGGAATCAGATATCAAAGAAGGTGAAAGTTCCACATCATCCAGCAGAGGCACATCAGATGAAGTAACCATATACATAGGCGGTTCACCCAGCACTGATGCTTCAGATTACGATGGCAGTTCCACATCTAAACaagaaatcttcactgaaagTGTTACGGAACCTGAAGTAGCATCAGAAGATAAGATTTCTCGCACTACCACCATTGAAACAAGTGAGGGCGCCACATCTACCGAAACTCCGCAACAAGAGTTATCAGGAACTCAAAAGAACGAAGAAGAAAATACATCATCTTCCACTCAACAATCAATCCCTGTAGAAGATGACAAGGTCAGCATAAAACCAAATCAACCTTCTGATGGAGAAGCATTGACAGATAAAACTACTCGTCCTGAAGAGACTTCTGAAAGAGTGGTAGAAGATGATAATAAAGAAGACACAACAGTTTCTGGAGAAGAGAAACCTTTTACCTCCAGACCAAGCATAGAGCAACAATCGACCGAAATTACTGcaagtgaaaaattgaacgaaGCAGAAATAACAACTCAAAGATCGGGTTACACAACTTTGAACGAAATATCTTCTCAAGGTGAAACCTCCACCGAAAAACAATTGACTGAGGGACAAACGCCCTTCACGTCGCCTACTATTGTTGACGACCATAAAGTATCAGAGAAAGTGCCAAATGGAGATATGAATGAACCCTATACAAGCAAGCCATCAGTGGAACAAAACGAGGTGAGCCCATCCAATACAGCAGATCTTGATGATGCGGCAATCTATGATGGCGATGATTTCGAAGAGGAGGAACATGTTGAAACTTCCAGTACGAAACAACAGCCTGTAGAGGAAGTGGTTTCTGTATCATCCCCTGCAACTCCAGCAAGCGAAGAGCCGAGTTTCATAGTAACAGAAAAACAAAATCCTGAAGAAGAAATCAAAGGAATTGACGAAGTGAGTGGAGAAGAAACTACTGAGCCCGAGCACGTTACAATTCCTGACGATACTAAGCCTGAAATGCCTGAAAATGATAATTTGGTAACGGAAGCTCCGAGTGAACCTTCAAGCCCTGATGAAAAACTTGAAACCACAACTCAACATATTCAGAGAACAACAGTTTCATCCGAAAAGGATTCAACCAGTGAGAAGGAAGCCCACGGAGGTACCCTTAAACCAGTTTCCGAGTTAGAGTCATCTTCTCACGTGAATGACTTGGATAGTGGTGTGGAGAACACCAGTAGTGATTTACCGAAAGAAATATCAACCGAAACGCTACATTCAACAGAGAAACAAGTGATTGAAAACCAAGATACCTCGACAGAATCTGCTGAAAGTACTACTGATATCAAAGACAAAAACTCCATTGAGGTCTCCACCGTACCCGCTCATACCGAAAAAGACACAGTTTCGAGTATCTCTGAAGACTTAAAAACGACCACAGTTGCACCGAAAGAAATAGTGACTGAACATTCGGAAGAAATTTCAACCTCTGCTCCTTCAGAAGAACTTAGTGTTGATCAAGAAAATAAAGATACTACTGAAAAATCTGTCGAGACAACAGAATCTATGGTTGGAAAGGTCACTGTAGGCACTGTAGATGAGAGTGTATCCTCATCTTCGTCTGAAGGAATCTCTGGAGAAGTCACCACGGCAACTACTAAAGAAACTTCAACTGAAAACGAATCTTTGGGACAAGTTACTAAAGAAACACCAGAAACATCTTCAGAATCTAATGAATCTTTCCCTACTTCGAGAAAACCTGAATCTGAAGAAAATAATGTATCTATCGAAATAAATGAGGATCGACCAACAACACAAAAATTCTTGGAAATAACTGAAACAAGTTCTACTGAACCTGAGCATCATGTGACTGAAGTTTCTGAGCAAAAACCAGTAGTTTCGGATAAAGTAAGTGGAGATGCAGATTCTCAGAATCCAACGGAGTCGAGTGAACCAATCGATGCGCTTGATAAACAAATCACTGAAAGTCCCCAAGGAGCAGTCAGTAGTTCTACAGAAATACAACAACAGGAAAAAATCGACTCCACATCAACTGAGCAAGGTTCAACTCAAAAACCAGAATCTTCATCAGAAACAGTTGAAGAAGTAACAAGTAAGGCATCAGAGGTTACTCCAGAGCAAAGTTCAACTGAAAAATCAGAATCATCATCAGGATCAGTTGAAGAAGTAACAAGTAAGGCAACAGAGGTTACTCCTGATCAAGGTTCaactgaaaaatctgaagcaacATCAGaatcaattgaagaagtaacaaGTAAGGCATCAGAGGTTACTCCAGAGCAAGGTTCAACTGAAAAATCTGAATCAACATCAGaatcaattgaagaagtaaCGAGTAAGGCATCAGACGTTACTCCTGATCAAGGTTCAACTGAAAAATCTGAATCATCATCAGAATCAGTTGAAGAAGTAACAAGTAAGGCATCAGAGGTTACTCCTGATCAAGGTTCAACTGAAAAATCTGAATCATCATCAGAATCAGTTGAAGAAGTAACAAGTAAGGCATCAGAGGTTACTCCTGATCAAGGTTCAACTGAAAAATCTGAATCATCATCAGAATCAGTTGAAGAAGTAACAAGTAAGGCATCAGAGGTTACTCCTGATCAAGGTTCAACTGAAAAATCTGAATCATCAGAATCAGTTGAAGAAGTAACAAGTAAGGCATCAGAGGTTACTCCAGAGCAAGGTTCAACTGAAAAATCTGAATCATCATCAGgatcaattgaagaagtaacaaGTAAGCCAACAGAGGCTATCCCTGAGCAAGGTTCAGCGGAAAAATCTGAATCATCATCAGAATCAGTTGAAGAAGTAACAAGTAAGCCGTCAGAGGTTACTCCAGAGCAAGGTTCaactgaaaaatctgaagcaacATCAGaatcaattgaagaagtaacaaGTAAGGCATCAGAGGTTACTCCTGATCAAGGTTCAACTGAAAAATCTGAATCATCATCAGAATCAGTTGAAGAAGTAACAAGTAAGCCGTCAGAGGTTACTCCAGAGCAAGGTTCaactgaaaaatctgaagcaacATCAGaatcaattgaagaagtaacaaGTAAGGCATCAGAGGTTACTCCCGATCAAGGTTCAACTGAAAAATCTGAATCATCATCAGAATCGGTTGAAGAAGTAACCAGTAAGTTATCAGAGGTTACTACTCACCAATCCGTAGGAGAGTATCACCCAACAGAATCATTACCTGACGATTCCTCAGAAAAGGACACGACATTGGAACAAACGACTGATCAACACATTCCTGAGTCAACTAATTTCGATAAAAAGCCGGACCAAACCACAACACCAAGATCATCTGAATCGACTGAATCTATTGTATCCAGCCAAGAAGATGAAAAAGAAATAAGCACGACTGAAAATAATAATCTACCGACTGAAGCTGAACAAAATGAGATCGATAAACAAGACAGTAAAGTCACAACTACTGAAAAAGTATCAGAGGCAACTGAAGCAATCGACGAACCATCCCAACATTCAACTGAATCTGAACGTAAGAAAGAGGATCTTAGCACCACCCCAAAACAATCGGAAACTACTGAATCTGGAGTATTAGTAGATAAGGAAACCACTTCGACAGCCTCCGAACAGGATATTCATCAAACGACCGGAACTCCTGAAGAGGATGTTAGTACACAAGAGTCTTCGGAAGAAAAAACAACAGTGGGTAAATCAGCAAGTTCAACAACCCATAAATATTCAACCGAAGTTGTTGAACAAGAATCGACAGAATCTTCTGTTGATAAAAATAGTGAACATGGGTCAGACGATCTCGTGAAATATTCAACCGAACTGCCCAAATTAGAAACAACTGTGACCTCGATTGTAGAACAGGAAACGAAGAAAACAACTGAAAAATCTGTTGACTCTACTGAACCttccgaaggagaacaggaaggAAATGAACCTTCGACAGAGTCTGCTAAACATGAATCAACTGAATCAAGTTCAGTTGAATCTCTTGAAAATGAAGGAACTGAgttgactgaagaaaaaaataaagtaACAACTCAAAAATCATTGGAATCAACAGCAATTACTCAGTCGACTGAAAAACCAGGACATGAATCACAGGAAGCTTTATCAGAATCTACCTCAGATCTAACGACGTTGTCGCCAGTACCAGTGAAAGACGGAGGGTCCGAATCAGTTACATCTAGTTCTGAAGATTTGTCGACTATAGCATCCCATTCATCAGAAGAACCTACTACCAAAGCTGGAACAACTGAAAAATCTGTGATCTCTGAACAATCAACTGAACGAGTGGAATCTGTGGAAACAGAAACCGAGAAAATAGAACCCCAAGAAACAACAGTTTCTCCGCTATCTGAACTCACTTCATcaccaatagaagaaaataaaCCCACAACAGCGGTGCCAACAGAACATGCAGAGAATGGCGATTCTTCTCCGACAACAATTCCAAACGAAATTGTGACTAGTCCAAAATCTGTGTATAAAGAACCCGAAACAActactgaagaaaaaattgaagaatctTCCTCGGTAACCGATCAAGAAGCATTACCAAGTCCAACAGAAACAGGTTCACATATTTCTTCAGAATCTTCAACGCAAATTCCAAAGGAAGAAACTACATTGAAATCTGAAGAATTCACTGATGGTTTCATCAAATCATCGACTGAAGTAGTAACAGAAACAAACAGAGATGTAACAACGTCTACaacagaaaaaattgaattgaccACAGAAGATAACGTTTCAGAAGATATTAAAACAGAAAAAGCTGAAATTCTCTCATCTGAAAAAGAGAAGGATGTTTTTAGTCCAATTGACGAATCTTTCAGTGTTACAGAGAGTAAAGGAACAGAAGCGGTTTCACCTACCACTGAGGCCACAGTTGACAAAGAATCTGACCATGCTGTTCAAATAAGTACCAGCGATGAGAACGATAAACTAACGACCATCAAGGTTTCTGAACCAGAAGCCACAACCACTCGTGCAAACTCAGAAAGTGTAGTCACCGAGCAAAATATAGTTTCAACATCTTCCGAAGGAACTACTTCAGAGAAACCTTCCGTTATTGACGGAAAAGAAACGGTACCTGCTGAAGAAACTGAGAAAGAAACAACAACAGAATTCGTCAGAAAACCAATTGAAACTGAAGTAACAACATCTAGAGATATTCCAGAACGGGAAACTTATCGACCATCAACACTTTCACATTTCATTCCTACCGTCACTACTACAACAACGGCCGAACCTGAGAAACTTCCAAGTCTTCCGGATTACTCTGAACCAGACTACGAAGAAAACGGAGATGAGTTTG